In Terriglobus sp. TAA 43, a single window of DNA contains:
- a CDS encoding TIGR03435 family protein, with the protein MPSPLGLTSVPRKSLLALLLLSVAPVAISAQKSDHPSFAVTSVKPYVGETPAYSLNFDGGHAELTRITVADMIRHCYRLTTNDQIVNLPDWAKNDRWDIKATEEEDISSKLEHGPLDQRMALMNSLILELMHDRFGLRESKTTRVLPAYELTVAKSGLKAQPADAVIQGFQGLDGPNGHITANGASMALLVMRMGFMPEVQGHPIVDHTGLTGEYSWKLNWTPELSSLSANSSDLPSLFEALQQQLGLRLVATKTAVPAIQVDSISKPSPD; encoded by the coding sequence ATGCCCTCGCCGCTTGGCCTGACCTCTGTGCCCCGTAAAAGCTTGCTGGCGCTTCTGTTGCTCTCCGTGGCGCCGGTTGCCATTTCGGCACAAAAATCAGACCACCCCAGCTTCGCCGTCACCTCGGTCAAGCCGTATGTGGGCGAAACCCCGGCATACAGTCTCAATTTTGACGGCGGCCATGCGGAGTTGACGCGCATCACCGTGGCAGACATGATCCGGCATTGCTACCGCCTGACCACCAACGACCAGATCGTGAACCTGCCGGACTGGGCAAAGAACGACCGCTGGGACATTAAGGCGACGGAGGAGGAAGACATCTCCAGCAAGCTGGAGCACGGCCCGCTGGATCAGCGCATGGCCCTGATGAACTCACTGATTCTGGAACTGATGCACGACCGCTTCGGCCTGCGCGAGTCAAAGACCACGCGCGTTCTGCCTGCCTATGAGTTAACCGTGGCCAAATCTGGCCTGAAAGCCCAACCCGCCGACGCCGTCATCCAGGGGTTCCAAGGGCTGGACGGACCCAACGGCCACATTACGGCCAACGGTGCATCCATGGCGCTGCTGGTCATGCGCATGGGCTTTATGCCGGAGGTGCAGGGACATCCCATCGTGGATCACACCGGATTAACCGGCGAATATAGCTGGAAGCTGAACTGGACACCGGAGCTTAGCTCTCTCTCTGCCAATTCAAGCGACCTGCCATCGTTATTTGAAGCTCTTCAGCAACAACTCGGTCTAAGACTCGTTGCCACAAAGACTGCCGTTCCCGCCATCCAGGTGGACAGCATCAGCAAGCCTTCACCCGATTGA
- a CDS encoding glutaminase family protein, with the protein MNARHAASLLLIAASTLTAQTAERPPATPLIAHDPYFSVWSTADTLTAEPTKHWTGHPQPLNSLVRIDGKSYRIMGNSRDIPALQQTGSELTFTHSRYHFAGNGVAIDLTFFTPAFLDDLDILSRPVTYLTWTAKSTDGASHQVSVFLNANAEMATSYSGQPVTYSRQQTANLTVLSVGTQSQQVLNRSGDDLKIDWGYFHIAVPNDAQPKTSLASGTARAFATDGILPANDDIDGPAPFTKGQTEMAVAIPFGSVSAQAVSKTAMVSYTDGYSMEVLNKRLRPWWQREGKPVSQMLEEALAEQTKLDAKGNAFDTKLKDDLTKSAGEKYAWLCTLSYRQSIAAHKLIADSDGQPLLFAKENFSNGDTATVDVFYPSAPIFLFFNPRLLHAQVLPILEYSALPNRWKFPFAPHDLGRYPLANGQDYGGGEKTEENQMPVEESGNMILLVDALARFEPNNAGVKLAEQFWPQLSQWANFLHEHGLDPENQLTTDDFAGHVTHNANLALKAIDAMAAYADLAKLLHHDAEAKKYNDDAHAYAKKWMEMDKEGDHYKLAYDSPNTWSQKYNLIWDKLLGFDLFPKSVRESEIAFYKTKLNKYGLPLDSRKDYTKLDWEMWTATLADNEADFHTLVDPLYTWANETTSRVPMTDWYDTITGKQVGFQARSVVGGLFIKALADKPLAEKYRKEAK; encoded by the coding sequence ATGAACGCTCGCCACGCCGCATCGCTGCTTCTCATCGCCGCTTCCACGCTCACGGCCCAAACGGCAGAGCGCCCGCCCGCCACGCCGCTCATCGCGCATGACCCGTACTTCTCCGTATGGTCCACGGCCGACACGCTCACCGCGGAACCAACGAAGCACTGGACAGGTCATCCGCAGCCGCTGAACAGCCTGGTCCGCATCGACGGTAAGTCCTATCGCATCATGGGCAACAGCCGCGACATCCCAGCGTTGCAGCAGACCGGCAGCGAACTAACGTTCACGCACTCGCGCTATCACTTCGCAGGCAACGGTGTTGCGATCGATCTGACCTTCTTCACGCCCGCATTCCTCGATGACCTCGATATCCTCTCGCGCCCCGTCACGTACCTGACGTGGACCGCAAAGAGCACCGACGGCGCATCGCACCAGGTCAGCGTCTTCCTCAACGCAAACGCAGAGATGGCCACCAGCTACAGCGGCCAGCCCGTCACCTACTCGCGTCAACAAACGGCGAACCTCACGGTGCTTTCCGTCGGCACGCAGTCGCAGCAAGTACTGAACCGCAGCGGCGACGACCTCAAGATTGACTGGGGCTACTTTCACATCGCTGTGCCAAACGATGCGCAGCCGAAGACCTCGCTCGCCAGCGGCACCGCACGCGCCTTCGCCACCGATGGCATTCTGCCCGCCAATGACGACATCGACGGCCCCGCACCCTTCACCAAGGGACAGACGGAAATGGCCGTCGCTATCCCGTTCGGCTCTGTCAGCGCACAGGCTGTGTCGAAGACCGCAATGGTCAGCTACACCGACGGCTACAGCATGGAAGTGCTGAACAAGCGCCTGCGCCCGTGGTGGCAGCGTGAAGGCAAGCCCGTCTCGCAGATGCTGGAAGAGGCGCTCGCAGAACAGACCAAGCTCGACGCAAAGGGCAACGCCTTCGACACCAAGTTGAAGGATGACCTGACCAAGAGTGCAGGTGAGAAGTACGCATGGCTCTGCACGCTGTCCTATCGCCAGAGCATCGCCGCACACAAGCTCATCGCCGACAGCGACGGGCAGCCGCTGCTTTTCGCAAAAGAAAACTTCAGCAACGGCGACACCGCAACCGTCGATGTCTTCTACCCCTCCGCGCCCATCTTCCTCTTCTTCAATCCGCGCCTGTTGCACGCGCAGGTGCTGCCAATCCTCGAATACTCGGCGCTTCCCAATCGTTGGAAGTTCCCCTTCGCTCCGCATGACCTTGGCCGCTACCCATTGGCCAACGGACAGGATTACGGCGGCGGTGAAAAGACAGAAGAAAACCAGATGCCCGTCGAAGAGTCAGGCAACATGATCCTGCTCGTTGACGCGCTCGCACGCTTCGAACCCAACAACGCAGGCGTGAAACTCGCCGAGCAGTTCTGGCCGCAGCTTTCGCAGTGGGCCAACTTCTTGCACGAGCACGGCCTCGATCCTGAGAACCAGCTGACCACCGACGACTTCGCCGGACACGTCACACACAACGCGAACCTCGCGCTGAAGGCCATCGACGCGATGGCCGCATACGCCGATCTCGCAAAGCTGCTGCATCACGACGCTGAAGCGAAGAAGTACAACGACGACGCACACGCCTATGCGAAGAAGTGGATGGAGATGGACAAGGAAGGCGATCACTACAAGCTCGCCTACGATTCGCCCAACACCTGGAGCCAGAAGTACAACCTCATTTGGGACAAACTACTTGGCTTCGACCTCTTTCCCAAGAGCGTGCGTGAAAGCGAAATCGCCTTCTACAAGACGAAGCTGAACAAGTACGGTCTGCCCCTCGACAGCCGCAAGGATTACACCAAGCTCGATTGGGAGATGTGGACCGCCACGCTCGCAGACAACGAAGCTGACTTCCACACACTCGTTGACCCGCTCTACACATGGGCCAACGAAACCACCAGCCGCGTCCCCATGACCGACTGGTACGACACCATCACCGGTAAGCAGGTAGGCTTCCAGGCCCGCAGCGTAGTCGGCGGCCTCTTCATCAAGGCCCTCGCCGACAAGCCTCTGGCCGAAAAATACCGCAAAGAAGCCAAGTAA
- a CDS encoding c-type cytochrome → MRTLLRMLACLLLLAVVAALAVAAWARHTGGFSARTAPTPLETGLARYTRSLAIPASAKSRQNPVGDSSAVQHEAMAHYADHCASCHANDGSGDTMYGKGLYPKPPDLRLAATQNLSDGELFFIIQNGVRLTGMPAFGSPNDDGTDSWKLVRFIRHLPKITPTEVEEMNGMNPKGPDELQEEKQEQEFLNGAPAAK, encoded by the coding sequence ATGAGGACCCTGCTGCGAATGCTCGCGTGCCTTCTGCTGTTGGCTGTCGTTGCTGCCTTGGCAGTCGCGGCCTGGGCGCGACATACCGGAGGCTTCAGTGCGCGGACGGCGCCAACCCCTCTTGAAACGGGGCTGGCGCGATACACCCGCAGCCTTGCGATTCCCGCCTCTGCAAAGTCACGGCAAAACCCCGTTGGGGATTCATCCGCAGTACAGCACGAAGCCATGGCACATTACGCGGACCACTGCGCCTCGTGCCACGCCAACGACGGCTCCGGCGACACGATGTACGGCAAAGGGCTTTACCCCAAACCACCCGATCTTCGGCTTGCCGCAACACAGAACCTGAGCGATGGCGAACTCTTCTTCATCATCCAGAACGGTGTGCGACTCACCGGCATGCCCGCCTTCGGTTCGCCGAATGACGACGGCACAGACTCATGGAAGCTGGTTCGCTTCATCCGCCATCTGCCGAAGATCACGCCAACTGAGGTCGAAGAGATGAATGGCATGAATCCCAAGGGCCCGGATGAATTACAAGAAGAGAAACAGGAACAGGAATTTCTGAACGGTGCCCCCGCCGCGAAGTAA
- the secF gene encoding protein translocase subunit SecF, translating to MEFFRDSNIDWLSKKWLFLGFSLIFSVAGVLSMLFWNHIPVGIDFKGGTQVRVSFPQQPNEEHLRTAMDRAGIHDASIQRLNGANGYEAVITLPETSDSNSDSARATVVKALNSNYTDSTNKVEDAYTVGPTAGKQLTRQAGWAILWSLLGMLAYLWFRFEFIYGAAAVIAVFHDTLITIGAFSLTNQEITLTVIAAILTLVGYSMNDTIVVFDRIRENLQLMRRATLSEVVNKSINQTLSRTLLTSGLTFLTVLALYLFGGEVLHGFSFALVIGILIGTYSSIAVAAPMLVAYTDWRSSKGKSSGLQAGRKATA from the coding sequence GTGGAATTCTTTCGCGATAGCAACATCGACTGGCTCAGCAAGAAGTGGCTGTTTCTTGGCTTCTCGCTGATCTTCTCTGTGGCAGGCGTGCTCAGCATGCTGTTCTGGAACCACATTCCCGTGGGCATTGACTTCAAGGGCGGCACGCAGGTGCGGGTGTCGTTTCCGCAGCAGCCGAATGAAGAGCATCTGCGCACGGCCATGGATCGCGCTGGCATTCACGATGCCAGCATCCAGCGCCTGAACGGCGCCAATGGCTACGAAGCTGTGATCACGCTGCCGGAGACGAGCGACAGCAACTCTGACTCTGCGCGCGCAACCGTGGTGAAGGCTCTGAACTCCAACTACACCGACTCCACCAATAAGGTGGAAGATGCGTACACCGTGGGGCCCACGGCAGGTAAGCAGCTTACGCGTCAGGCAGGCTGGGCCATTCTGTGGTCGCTGCTGGGTATGCTCGCGTACCTGTGGTTCCGGTTCGAATTCATCTACGGCGCAGCGGCTGTGATCGCGGTTTTCCATGACACGCTGATCACCATCGGCGCGTTCTCACTGACCAACCAGGAAATCACGCTGACCGTCATCGCGGCCATCCTGACGCTGGTGGGTTACTCCATGAACGATACGATCGTGGTCTTCGACCGTATCCGCGAGAACCTGCAGTTGATGCGTCGCGCCACGTTGAGCGAAGTGGTGAACAAGAGCATCAATCAGACGCTGTCACGAACCCTGCTGACGTCGGGCCTGACGTTCCTGACGGTGCTGGCGTTGTACCTGTTCGGCGGCGAAGTGCTGCACGGCTTCTCGTTCGCGCTGGTGATCGGCATCCTGATCGGTACGTACTCGTCCATCGCGGTGGCGGCGCCCATGCTGGTGGCCTACACCGACTGGCGTTCCAGCAAGGGCAAGAGCTCCGGTCTTCAGG
- a CDS encoding DUF5666 domain-containing protein produces MKRLLAAPLALVLSVSAFAHNGMEHIMGTVTAITATSIDVKNPKDGKVTPVVTDAKTMWMRGKDMITAKDVHTGDRVAIHAKKVDGKFLAAEVEVGAATSAGHSH; encoded by the coding sequence GTGAAGCGCCTGCTTGCCGCACCTCTAGCTCTCGTCCTCAGCGTCTCTGCCTTCGCCCACAACGGCATGGAACACATCATGGGCACAGTTACCGCCATCACGGCGACTTCCATCGACGTAAAGAACCCGAAGGACGGCAAGGTCACCCCTGTCGTGACCGATGCCAAAACCATGTGGATGCGCGGCAAAGACATGATCACCGCAAAAGACGTTCACACCGGCGACCGCGTCGCCATCCACGCAAAGAAGGTCGATGGCAAATTCCTCGCCGCGGAAGTGGAAGTGGGAGCCGCGACTTCAGCGGGCCACAGCCACTAA
- a CDS encoding DUF305 domain-containing protein, protein MAVLSRVVGVLLCGCASLAFAQAPNIVQPGAPGKPTQELSAVTAAPPAKGPSEADVKFMQDMIMHHSQAIEMTELAKTRATNTDVKALASKIDLSQGDEIRWMKQWLAERGYPEAAAGGMDHMAGMDHSQMAGMDHGDMAGMDQSQMQGMDHSAMNHDGAKKTDPMDVAPMVGMLTPRQMQALRAAHGAEFDRLFLTGMMQHHGGALLMVKELFQQPGAGQDPQLFDFANDVDNTQLAEIDIMKGILRKVNP, encoded by the coding sequence ATGGCCGTTCTTTCACGCGTTGTTGGCGTTCTGCTGTGCGGATGCGCGTCTCTGGCGTTCGCGCAGGCGCCGAACATTGTGCAGCCGGGTGCTCCCGGAAAACCCACGCAGGAACTGTCTGCTGTAACGGCAGCTCCTCCTGCAAAGGGGCCAAGCGAAGCTGATGTGAAGTTCATGCAGGACATGATCATGCATCACAGCCAGGCCATTGAGATGACAGAGCTTGCGAAGACGCGAGCGACGAACACCGATGTGAAGGCGCTGGCATCGAAGATTGATCTGAGTCAGGGCGATGAGATTCGCTGGATGAAGCAGTGGTTGGCAGAACGCGGTTATCCAGAGGCTGCTGCGGGCGGCATGGATCACATGGCTGGCATGGATCATTCGCAGATGGCGGGGATGGATCACGGCGATATGGCTGGGATGGACCAGTCGCAGATGCAGGGCATGGATCACTCTGCCATGAATCATGATGGCGCGAAGAAGACCGATCCCATGGACGTGGCGCCGATGGTCGGTATGTTGACGCCGCGACAGATGCAGGCGCTGCGTGCGGCGCATGGCGCAGAGTTTGACCGGTTGTTTCTAACCGGCATGATGCAACACCACGGCGGCGCATTGCTGATGGTGAAGGAGTTGTTTCAACAGCCGGGGGCAGGACAGGACCCACAGCTATTTGACTTTGCAAACGACGTGGATAACACGCAGCTTGCAGAGATCGACATTATGAAGGGCATTCTTCGAAAGGTGAATCCATGA
- the secD gene encoding protein translocase subunit SecD, giving the protein MQKNLNGKIAVIIAILVVFLYGIFGIPHGGLKESITRRIHLGLDLRGGTHIVLQVKTAEAVAASSDNDMVRAQDAASKVAPGAHATKPEPSQPVIVVSGVPVNNMSAVKDALSATEFSAYDLASTADGYKMTMKLAEVKDLRERTLETSIETIRSRVDSLGVAEPVIQKYGLGEDQILVELPGIDNADHVRDVIQSTARLEIHEVTGGPFTTEQDAQMQLQPDSVLVQGGNALGDQSWWSLKRIAVVQGPDFRDARASQDEAGRPDVSFTLTTGAGDRFYAYTSTNIGKQMAIVLDNKVREVANINGAIRDQGQISGGGFTKQTAGDLSLMLRTGSLPASIVFLETHTVGPSLGATSIRQGVIASVVGMMAVMIFMLIYYKGAGINADLALILNLVILLGFMGFTGSTLTLPGIAGVILTIGMGVDSNVLIFERIREEIRAGKNASASVFGGFEHAWQTILDTHVTTIVSALILFFVGTGPVRGFAVTLMFGLLANLFTAVFVSRVIFDSILQRKTRGEALSI; this is encoded by the coding sequence ATGCAGAAGAATCTGAACGGCAAAATCGCGGTCATCATCGCCATCCTGGTGGTGTTTCTATACGGCATCTTCGGTATCCCGCACGGCGGGCTGAAGGAGTCGATCACACGGCGCATTCACCTTGGCCTGGACCTTCGCGGCGGTACGCACATCGTGTTGCAGGTAAAGACGGCGGAAGCCGTTGCAGCCAGCAGCGACAACGATATGGTGCGCGCGCAGGACGCAGCCAGCAAGGTTGCTCCCGGGGCACACGCCACCAAGCCTGAACCGTCGCAGCCAGTCATCGTGGTCAGCGGCGTACCTGTAAACAATATGTCTGCGGTTAAGGACGCGCTGAGTGCGACCGAGTTCTCCGCATACGACCTTGCTTCCACCGCTGATGGTTACAAGATGACCATGAAGCTGGCCGAGGTGAAGGACCTGCGCGAACGCACGCTGGAGACGTCGATTGAGACGATCCGTAGTCGTGTGGACTCGCTGGGTGTCGCTGAACCCGTGATCCAGAAGTATGGCCTGGGTGAGGATCAGATCCTTGTCGAACTGCCCGGCATTGATAATGCCGATCACGTTCGCGATGTGATCCAGTCCACGGCGCGCCTTGAGATTCACGAAGTAACCGGCGGCCCGTTCACCACGGAGCAGGACGCACAGATGCAGCTTCAGCCGGACAGCGTTCTGGTGCAGGGCGGCAACGCGCTGGGTGACCAGTCGTGGTGGAGCCTGAAGCGCATTGCTGTGGTGCAGGGACCGGACTTCCGCGACGCTCGCGCATCGCAGGATGAAGCCGGACGCCCGGACGTTTCCTTTACTCTGACCACCGGCGCTGGCGATCGTTTCTACGCGTACACCAGCACCAACATTGGCAAGCAGATGGCCATTGTTCTGGATAACAAGGTGCGCGAAGTGGCGAACATCAACGGCGCCATCCGCGACCAGGGCCAGATCAGCGGCGGCGGCTTCACCAAGCAGACAGCAGGCGATCTGTCGCTGATGCTGCGCACGGGTTCGCTGCCTGCTTCCATCGTGTTCCTGGAGACGCACACCGTCGGACCTTCGCTGGGTGCTACGAGCATTCGCCAGGGTGTGATCGCATCGGTCGTCGGCATGATGGCCGTGATGATCTTCATGCTCATCTACTACAAGGGCGCGGGCATCAACGCGGACCTGGCGCTGATCCTGAACCTGGTTATTCTGCTGGGCTTCATGGGCTTCACCGGATCGACGCTGACACTGCCGGGTATCGCGGGTGTGATCCTCACGATCGGTATGGGCGTCGACTCGAACGTGCTGATCTTTGAGCGCATCCGTGAAGAGATTCGTGCAGGCAAGAATGCCAGCGCGTCTGTCTTCGGCGGATTTGAACATGCATGGCAGACCATTCTGGATACCCACGTCACGACCATCGTCTCCGCGCTGATCCTTTTCTTTGTGGGAACGGGCCCGGTGCGTGGCTTTGCTGTAACGCTGATGTTTGGTCTGTTGGCCAACCTGTTTACGGCCGTGTTCGTTTCGCGAGTGATCTTTGACAGCATTCTGCAACGCAAGACGCGCGGCGAAGCACTGTCGATCTAA
- a CDS encoding LVIVD repeat-containing protein, with translation MKQFSSLKAAFAVAAVFACSLPVLTAQMDHEKPMAAPPTPTVYVNPRAPESDPRVGLKAGLYDAGVAAKGLELVQTIAKPAGFAPDESKVPAWENAAPPAPGAPRGAAIPAPYGTTNSDLAFKGKYVFVGNYYGVNTYDITDPAHTKLVTSMVCPGGQGDVSVYGNLLFMSVEAANGRVDCGVQGFASLEEAQKAQAAQREQLANLSAEERQKAMAGMMANRKPEPAEKDRVRGVRIFDISDVTKPKQITDVQTCRGSHTHTVVVDPKDKDNVYIYVSGSAGVRDAKELSGCSGASPDEDPNTALFTIVVIQVPLAHPELAKVVNSPRIFTDPETGNMNGLWKGGNHGEGTQQTSATRGCHDITVYSAVGLAAGACSGNGILLDISDVVHPKRLDAVSDPNYAFWHSANFTNDGKAILFSDEWGGGGQPRCRSTDPMQWGADAIFSIGPDKKMTLKSYYKMPAGQTDKENCVAHNGSEIPVPGRALHVQSWYQGGVSLVDWTDPAHPFEIAYFDRGPISGKKFAMGGQWSTYWYNGMIYGSEIARGLDVLKLTPTEFMTADEIAAANQISFKELNVQDQPKVVWPATYITAKAYLDQLGRGDSLSKDKVASIKALVNQAGTDKKAAAKLKGMAGELDKAAATAKTPADAKRLQGLAEIFRKNADGAPLALASL, from the coding sequence ATGAAACAGTTCTCCTCGCTCAAAGCCGCGTTTGCAGTAGCCGCGGTCTTCGCCTGTTCGCTGCCGGTGCTTACCGCGCAGATGGACCATGAGAAGCCGATGGCGGCTCCTCCCACTCCGACCGTCTATGTAAACCCGCGCGCTCCTGAGAGTGATCCGCGCGTTGGTCTTAAGGCTGGCCTGTATGACGCAGGTGTTGCCGCCAAGGGCTTGGAGTTGGTTCAGACGATTGCCAAGCCTGCGGGCTTTGCGCCGGACGAATCCAAGGTTCCCGCATGGGAGAATGCTGCTCCTCCTGCACCGGGTGCGCCGCGTGGCGCTGCGATTCCGGCGCCGTATGGCACCACGAACTCTGACCTAGCATTCAAGGGCAAGTACGTGTTCGTGGGTAACTACTATGGCGTGAACACGTATGACATCACCGATCCGGCACACACGAAGCTGGTGACCAGCATGGTGTGCCCGGGCGGTCAGGGCGACGTGTCCGTCTACGGCAACCTGCTGTTCATGAGCGTGGAAGCTGCGAACGGCCGTGTTGACTGCGGCGTGCAGGGCTTTGCTTCGCTGGAAGAGGCGCAGAAGGCACAGGCCGCTCAGCGCGAGCAGTTGGCGAACCTGTCGGCAGAAGAACGGCAGAAGGCAATGGCCGGCATGATGGCGAATCGCAAGCCGGAACCCGCCGAGAAGGATCGCGTGCGTGGCGTGCGCATCTTCGACATCAGCGACGTAACCAAGCCGAAGCAGATCACCGACGTGCAGACCTGCCGTGGATCGCACACGCATACCGTGGTCGTCGATCCGAAGGATAAGGACAACGTGTACATATACGTGTCTGGTTCCGCCGGTGTGCGCGATGCGAAGGAACTTAGTGGTTGCTCGGGCGCTTCTCCTGATGAAGATCCGAACACGGCGTTGTTCACCATCGTTGTGATCCAGGTGCCGTTGGCGCATCCTGAACTGGCGAAGGTTGTGAACTCGCCCCGCATCTTTACCGATCCTGAAACGGGCAACATGAACGGCCTGTGGAAAGGCGGCAACCATGGCGAAGGCACGCAGCAGACTTCTGCAACGCGTGGCTGCCACGACATCACGGTGTATTCGGCGGTGGGTCTGGCTGCGGGCGCATGCTCGGGCAATGGCATCCTGCTGGATATTTCGGATGTGGTCCATCCCAAGCGCCTGGATGCGGTGAGCGATCCGAACTATGCTTTCTGGCACTCGGCCAACTTCACCAATGATGGCAAGGCGATTCTCTTCTCTGACGAGTGGGGCGGTGGTGGTCAGCCGCGTTGCCGTTCAACCGATCCGATGCAGTGGGGCGCAGACGCTATCTTCTCCATTGGCCCGGACAAGAAGATGACGCTGAAGAGCTACTACAAGATGCCGGCAGGGCAGACCGATAAGGAAAACTGCGTGGCTCACAACGGTTCTGAAATTCCGGTTCCGGGACGTGCGCTGCACGTGCAGAGCTGGTATCAGGGCGGCGTTTCGCTTGTGGACTGGACCGATCCGGCACACCCGTTTGAAATTGCTTACTTTGACCGTGGACCAATCAGCGGCAAGAAGTTCGCCATGGGCGGTCAGTGGTCCACGTACTGGTACAACGGCATGATCTACGGTTCGGAGATTGCCCGCGGACTGGATGTGTTGAAGCTGACACCAACAGAGTTCATGACGGCGGATGAGATTGCTGCAGCGAACCAGATCTCCTTCAAAGAACTGAACGTGCAGGATCAGCCGAAGGTAGTTTGGCCTGCAACATACATCACTGCTAAGGCGTATCTGGATCAGCTTGGCCGCGGCGATTCGTTGTCGAAGGACAAGGTCGCTTCCATCAAGGCTCTGGTCAACCAGGCCGGTACGGACAAGAAGGCTGCTGCGAAGCTGAAGGGCATGGCAGGCGAACTGGATAAGGCTGCTGCTACTGCTAAGACTCCTGCGGATGCAAAGCGCCTGCAGGGCCTGGCAGAGATCTTCCGCAAGAACGCGGACGGTGCTCCTCTGGCGCTTGCTTCGCTGTAA
- a CDS encoding PadR family transcriptional regulator, whose protein sequence is MPPSTDLLQGTLDVLILKTLAHGEMHGWGIASRIQQVSDDVLQVGQGSLYPALHRLEYKGWIESSWGASDNNRKAKFYALTAVGRKQLRSEIDQWNRLSSAISLVLAAPKEDFA, encoded by the coding sequence ATGCCACCATCCACAGACCTTCTGCAGGGCACGCTCGATGTGCTCATCCTGAAAACACTTGCCCACGGCGAAATGCACGGATGGGGCATCGCCTCCCGCATCCAGCAGGTATCGGACGATGTGTTGCAAGTAGGCCAGGGCTCGCTTTACCCCGCGCTGCATCGCCTCGAATACAAAGGCTGGATCGAATCCTCGTGGGGCGCCAGCGACAACAATCGCAAGGCCAAGTTCTACGCACTCACCGCCGTGGGCCGCAAACAACTGCGCAGCGAAATCGATCAGTGGAACCGCCTCAGCTCTGCCATCTCTCTCGTGCTCGCCGCACCGAAGGAGGACTTCGCATGA
- the yajC gene encoding preprotein translocase subunit YajC, whose product MNFAREPVAGVESRMFPVHALFALYFLQSSGGSAFGGFSLLLPVLLIGMVLLTAIPNQRKQKKWNEQLSQLKSGDRVATTGGIRGTIISLKDDVVVLRTQPDGVKLEFLKTAIASVTTEEEAGQ is encoded by the coding sequence ATGAATTTCGCCCGCGAACCGGTTGCGGGCGTGGAATCAAGGATGTTCCCTGTGCACGCATTGTTCGCGCTCTACTTCTTGCAATCCAGCGGCGGCTCCGCATTTGGCGGATTCAGCTTGCTGCTGCCTGTTCTTCTCATCGGCATGGTGCTGCTCACGGCTATCCCCAACCAGCGCAAACAGAAGAAGTGGAACGAGCAGCTTTCGCAGCTGAAGTCCGGCGATCGCGTTGCTACGACGGGCGGCATCCGCGGCACCATCATCAGCCTGAAGGACGATGTGGTGGTCCTGCGCACGCAGCCTGACGGCGTCAAGCTTGAGTTTCTGAAGACCGCCATCGCATCCGTGACCACGGAGGAAGAGGCGGGACAGTAA